Proteins from a genomic interval of Campylobacter concisus:
- the ftsH gene encoding ATP-dependent zinc metalloprotease FtsH, with translation MNNQNNNQNNGNNNGFFNKNPIFIFAIFAIVIVLAFRSFSGDGLGGSFGLNSNAQSKMVAYSEFKDMLKNKQLNEVAISETTIKGIGSDKTIYLAKRINDPTLIGILEQNGITYSVYSENNWFGDLIFSWIIPVFIFFAIWMFIASRMQKNIGGGILGIGSAKKLINSEKPKVKFDDVAGVEEAKEEVQEIVDYLKSPDKYLRLGAKIPKGILLVGPPGTGKTLLARAVAGEASVPFFSMSASSFIEMFVGVGASRVRDLFENAKKEAPAIVFIDEIDAIGKSRNSGPMGGNDEREQTLNQLLSEMDGFDADKSPVIVIAATNRPEVLDAALLRPGRFDRQVLVDKPDFKGRCDILKVHMKDVKIGKDVNIEDIARLTTGLAGADLENIINEAALLAGRKSKTFVEQADLVEAVERSIAGLEKKSRRVNPKEKRIVTYHECGHALIAELTKGAKRVTKVSVVPRGLAALGYTLNTPEENKFMMQKHELIAEVDVLLAGRAAEEVFIKEISTGASNDLERATDIIKAMVSMYGMSDVAGLMVLEKQRATFLNGGQSIKDYSDKMAEKVDEFVKTLLHERYTAVLGLLEIYKGAIENMVSALYEEETIEGKRVREIIKNYEIENDLESRLVETEEDEKSKKEE, from the coding sequence ATGAATAACCAAAATAATAACCAAAATAATGGCAATAATAACGGTTTTTTTAATAAAAATCCTATTTTCATTTTTGCCATTTTCGCAATAGTTATAGTTTTAGCTTTTAGAAGCTTTAGTGGAGACGGACTTGGTGGCTCTTTTGGGCTAAATAGCAATGCTCAGAGTAAAATGGTAGCTTATTCTGAGTTTAAAGATATGTTAAAAAATAAGCAACTAAATGAGGTTGCTATCTCAGAGACTACCATAAAGGGCATAGGTAGTGACAAAACCATCTACCTCGCAAAGCGCATAAATGATCCAACGCTCATTGGCATACTTGAGCAAAATGGCATAACTTACAGCGTTTATAGCGAAAATAACTGGTTTGGAGATCTTATATTTTCATGGATCATCCCAGTATTTATATTTTTTGCCATTTGGATGTTTATTGCTAGTCGTATGCAAAAGAACATTGGCGGTGGCATACTTGGTATCGGAAGTGCAAAAAAACTTATAAATTCTGAAAAGCCAAAAGTTAAATTTGACGATGTTGCAGGCGTTGAAGAGGCAAAAGAAGAGGTTCAAGAGATAGTTGATTATCTAAAAAGTCCTGATAAATATCTAAGGCTTGGGGCAAAAATTCCAAAGGGAATTTTGCTAGTTGGCCCTCCAGGCACAGGTAAAACACTTCTTGCAAGAGCAGTTGCAGGCGAGGCTAGTGTGCCATTTTTCTCTATGTCAGCATCAAGCTTTATAGAGATGTTTGTCGGTGTTGGCGCAAGTAGGGTTAGAGATCTTTTTGAAAATGCTAAAAAAGAGGCTCCAGCGATCGTTTTTATAGATGAGATCGATGCGATCGGTAAAAGTAGAAATTCTGGTCCGATGGGCGGCAATGACGAGAGAGAGCAAACGCTAAATCAGCTTCTTTCTGAGATGGACGGCTTTGATGCGGATAAATCGCCAGTCATCGTTATAGCTGCTACAAATAGGCCTGAAGTTTTAGATGCTGCGCTTTTAAGACCAGGTAGATTTGACAGGCAAGTACTTGTTGATAAGCCTGATTTTAAAGGACGTTGCGACATCTTAAAAGTTCACATGAAAGATGTAAAGATTGGCAAAGATGTAAATATCGAAGATATCGCAAGGCTTACGACCGGCTTAGCTGGTGCTGATCTTGAAAATATCATAAATGAGGCAGCACTTCTTGCAGGACGTAAGTCAAAGACCTTTGTCGAGCAGGCCGATCTTGTGGAGGCTGTCGAGAGATCGATCGCTGGACTTGAGAAAAAGTCTCGCCGCGTAAATCCAAAAGAAAAAAGAATCGTCACTTATCATGAGTGCGGCCATGCCTTGATAGCTGAGCTAACAAAAGGTGCAAAAAGGGTAACAAAAGTCTCAGTCGTACCACGCGGTCTTGCAGCGCTTGGCTATACTCTAAACACGCCTGAAGAGAATAAATTTATGATGCAAAAGCATGAATTGATAGCAGAAGTGGATGTACTTTTGGCTGGTAGAGCTGCTGAAGAGGTGTTTATTAAAGAAATTTCAACTGGAGCTAGCAACGACCTAGAGCGTGCAACCGATATCATAAAAGCCATGGTTAGTATGTATGGTATGAGTGATGTTGCTGGTCTTATGGTGCTTGAAAAACAACGTGCTACGTTTTTAAATGGCGGTCAAAGTATCAAAGACTATAGTGATAAGATGGCTGAAAAGGTTGATGAGTTTGTAAAAACACTTCTTCATGAAAGATACACAGCTGTACTTGGTTTGCTTGAAATTTATAAAGGCGCTATTGAAAATATGGTATCAGCACTTTATGAAGAAGAAACGATCGAAGGAAAAAGAGTTAGAGAGATCATTAAAAACTATGAGATCGAAAATGATCTAGAGAGCAGACTCGTAGAGACCGAAGAAGACGAAAAGAGTAAAAAAGAGGAATAA
- a CDS encoding 50S ribosomal protein L11 methyltransferase, translated as MKDKFYELSIKTSNFYDEILELVFSFGVTCVEELDHEIIIREEYDLKDIAWGIEEYAKGLSSVRKISNDLKISLNLKENKDWLGEYKKAVKPILVDKIYVRPSWEEPLNGVTNIIIDPALAFGSGHHESTNSCLQLLQKYAKSGDSALDVGCGSGILSIALAKLGCKIDACDTDEQATQSSLSNAKLNEVKFNKIWTGSIANLEQKYDIVVANIIADVIFMLSNDLKKSLKKSGYLVLSGILNKYEDRIKDAFKDLELIEIKQSNDWSSFVYKEIDE; from the coding sequence ATGAAAGATAAATTCTACGAATTAAGCATAAAAACATCAAATTTTTATGATGAAATTTTAGAGCTAGTTTTCTCTTTTGGGGTCACCTGTGTAGAAGAGCTAGATCACGAGATCATCATCAGGGAAGAATATGATCTAAAAGATATAGCTTGGGGTATCGAAGAGTATGCAAAAGGGCTCTCTAGTGTTCGTAAAATTTCAAATGATTTAAAAATTTCTCTTAATTTAAAAGAAAATAAAGACTGGCTAGGTGAATATAAAAAGGCAGTTAAGCCTATTTTGGTTGATAAAATTTATGTTAGACCTAGCTGGGAAGAGCCACTTAATGGCGTAACAAATATCATAATCGACCCAGCTCTAGCCTTTGGCTCAGGGCACCATGAAAGCACAAATTCTTGCTTGCAGCTTTTACAGAAATATGCAAAAAGTGGCGATAGCGCTTTAGATGTGGGATGTGGAAGTGGAATATTAAGCATAGCTTTGGCAAAGCTTGGCTGCAAGATCGATGCTTGTGATACAGACGAGCAAGCCACGCAAAGCTCACTTAGCAACGCCAAGTTAAATGAGGTTAAATTTAATAAAATTTGGACAGGTTCTATCGCAAATTTAGAGCAAAAATATGACATTGTCGTAGCAAATATCATCGCTGATGTCATTTTTATGCTCTCAAATGACTTAAAAAAATCGCTTAAAAAAAGCGGCTATTTGGTATTGTCAGGAATTTTAAACAAATACGAAGATAGAATTAAAGATGCATTTAAGGATTTGGAGCTAATTGAGATAAAACAAAGTAACGATTGGAGTAGCTTTGTTTATAAGGAAATAGATGAATAA
- a CDS encoding chemotaxis response regulator CheY, protein MKILVVDDSSTMRRIIKNTLQRLGHQEILEAEHGLEAWNILTQNEGIEVLITDWNMPEMNGLELVKKVRAEQKYVDMPIIMVTTEGGKAEVITALKAGVNNYIVKPFTPQVLKEKLEDVLG, encoded by the coding sequence GTGAAGATTTTGGTTGTAGATGACAGTTCAACAATGAGAAGAATCATAAAAAATACTTTACAAAGGTTAGGACATCAAGAAATTCTTGAGGCTGAGCACGGTCTTGAGGCCTGGAATATCTTAACTCAAAATGAAGGTATCGAAGTTCTTATCACTGACTGGAATATGCCTGAGATGAATGGTCTTGAGCTTGTTAAAAAGGTAAGAGCAGAGCAGAAGTATGTTGATATGCCTATCATAATGGTAACAACAGAAGGCGGAAAAGCCGAAGTTATAACAGCTTTAAAAGCAGGTGTTAATAACTACATCGTTAAACCTTTTACGCCACAAGTTTTAAAAGAGAAGCTTGAAGACGTTCTTGGTTAA
- the hisA gene encoding 1-(5-phosphoribosyl)-5-[(5-phosphoribosylamino)methylideneamino]imidazole-4-carboxamide isomerase translates to MEIFPAIDLKEGQAVRLSKGLMQSAKIYSNEPSELAKKFEDYGAKWLHVVDLDGAFAGEMINFKTIEKITKATNLSVQVGGGIRDEERIKRYLDLGVSRVILGSVALRDPEFTAKMAEIYRVVVGIDAKDGYVAVQGWGEISNIKAIDLARKFADVGVEAVICTDINKDGMLGGVNVEFSLQIARNSKLETIASGGVSDINDILMLKATNEISGVIVGKAYYEGLLDLKEAFKLLR, encoded by the coding sequence ATGGAAATTTTTCCAGCAATAGATCTAAAAGAGGGGCAAGCAGTTAGACTTAGCAAAGGTCTTATGCAAAGTGCAAAAATTTATAGCAACGAGCCAAGTGAACTTGCTAAGAAATTTGAAGATTATGGCGCAAAATGGCTTCATGTGGTTGATTTGGATGGTGCATTTGCTGGAGAGATGATAAATTTTAAAACAATTGAAAAGATTACAAAGGCTACGAATTTAAGCGTCCAAGTGGGTGGTGGCATAAGAGATGAAGAGCGAATAAAACGCTATTTAGACCTTGGAGTTAGCAGGGTGATCCTTGGCTCAGTTGCCCTTCGTGATCCAGAATTTACAGCAAAAATGGCTGAAATTTATAGAGTTGTAGTCGGCATTGACGCAAAAGATGGCTACGTAGCCGTGCAAGGTTGGGGCGAGATCTCAAATATAAAAGCAATTGATCTTGCAAGAAAATTTGCAGATGTTGGCGTGGAAGCTGTGATTTGCACCGATATTAACAAGGATGGAATGCTTGGCGGAGTTAATGTTGAGTTTAGCTTGCAAATAGCTAGAAATAGCAAGCTTGAGACAATAGCAAGTGGTGGCGTGAGTGATATAAATGATATTTTGATGCTAAAAGCCACAAATGAGATTAGTGGCGTAATAGTTGGAAAAGCCTACTATGAAGGGTTGCTTGACTTAAAAGAGGCCTTTAAACTACTTAGATAG
- the hisH gene encoding imidazole glycerol phosphate synthase subunit HisH, whose product MIAIIDYGAGNIKSVINAFKFLGHECVLVSEPDSLKEYSHIVLPGVGAFGEAMTKLKNNGMDEAVREAVKSGKVFIGICLGMQLLFERSFEFGEHKGLSLLPGEVVKFNEANFDKPLKIPHIGWNALEFKQNSPLNLGLKRLEYLYFVHSYHVVCDDKFALAKTTYGYEFTSAVWYENVFGFQPHPEKSHEAGLKILENFARL is encoded by the coding sequence ATGATCGCTATTATTGATTATGGTGCGGGCAATATCAAAAGCGTGATAAATGCTTTTAAATTTCTTGGACATGAGTGCGTTTTAGTAAGTGAGCCTGATAGTTTAAAAGAGTACTCTCACATCGTTTTGCCAGGCGTTGGAGCTTTTGGTGAGGCGATGACAAAGCTAAAAAATAACGGCATGGACGAAGCTGTAAGAGAAGCCGTAAAAAGCGGCAAAGTATTTATTGGTATTTGTCTTGGCATGCAGCTTTTATTTGAGCGAAGCTTCGAGTTTGGTGAGCATAAGGGACTTTCTCTTTTACCTGGTGAGGTCGTAAAATTTAATGAAGCTAATTTCGATAAACCATTAAAGATACCCCACATTGGTTGGAATGCTTTGGAATTTAAGCAAAATAGCCCATTAAATTTAGGACTAAAAAGGCTTGAGTATTTATATTTTGTACATAGCTATCATGTGGTTTGTGATGATAAATTTGCACTGGCAAAGACAACTTATGGATATGAATTTACAAGTGCGGTTTGGTATGAAAATGTCTTTGGCTTTCAGCCTCATCCAGAAAAAAGTCATGAAGCTGGACTTAAAATTTTAGAGAATTTTGCGAGGTTGTGA
- a CDS encoding PDC sensor domain-containing protein → MVIKDIKRFSDTRYKARAYICYLFSRNLPNRLPGVCLENIKAGFDKISHEIENFDALYILDENGVQIEDSISLNEKYKIPKGENRANKAYYYTAVREKRCVLSDPYPSSLNGNLCVTASVPIYNEKSELKFIACIDISLENILKMVDGGFVEEHFGRFLKTVYTLFCASLFMICAFLFWHGVKSFISKSIEHINVEEIFESTIILTLALAIFDLVKTIFEEEVLGKNHEENSVIYKTMVRFIGSIIIALAIEALMLVFKFAITAPENIINAIYLIGGVAMLMAALSFYLFSVKRQENR, encoded by the coding sequence TTGGTTATTAAAGATATTAAGAGATTTAGTGATACGAGATATAAGGCAAGAGCATATATTTGCTATTTATTTAGTAGAAATTTGCCAAATAGACTGCCTGGAGTTTGTTTGGAGAACATAAAAGCTGGCTTTGATAAGATCAGTCACGAGATAGAAAATTTTGATGCACTATACATCTTAGACGAAAATGGCGTGCAGATCGAAGACTCGATCAGCCTAAATGAGAAGTATAAAATTCCAAAGGGCGAAAACCGTGCAAATAAGGCATACTATTATACTGCAGTGCGCGAGAAAAGGTGTGTTTTAAGCGATCCCTATCCATCAAGTCTAAATGGAAATTTATGCGTCACAGCAAGCGTGCCTATCTATAATGAAAAAAGTGAGCTTAAATTTATTGCCTGTATTGACATAAGCTTAGAAAATATCCTAAAAATGGTTGATGGTGGCTTTGTCGAGGAGCACTTTGGTAGATTTTTAAAGACTGTTTACACACTATTTTGTGCCTCACTTTTTATGATCTGTGCGTTTTTGTTTTGGCACGGTGTGAAGAGCTTTATATCAAAGAGTATCGAGCATATAAATGTTGAAGAAATTTTTGAATCAACTATTATTTTAACGCTGGCTCTTGCCATTTTTGATCTTGTTAAGACGATATTTGAAGAAGAGGTTTTAGGTAAAAATCACGAGGAAAATAGCGTTATTTATAAGACGATGGTGAGATTTATCGGCTCAATTATTATCGCACTTGCAATCGAGGCGCTAATGCTAGTCTTTAAATTTGCTATCACTGCACCTGAAAATATTATAAATGCTATCTATCTAATAGGCGGTGTGGCGATGCTGATGGCGGCACTTAGCTTTTATCTTTTCAGCGTAAAAAGACAAGAGAACAGATGA
- the pglF gene encoding UDP-N-acetylglucosamine 4,6-dehydratase (configuration-retaining), with amino-acid sequence MFHATKLKRLVFFLLGDVFIFVFSIYAAYLLRFNADIPDIYVQGLFVTAGFLIVFKLFFMWMFKIYKVPWRFFGLNEARKIFLAHVCSAVLFTIIFFIIQDFLNPYPRSVIFIDLLISCLLVGLLRISKRMVLDFSNRPHKGEPCIVIGATSKALHVLRGLKQGYLDYYAVGVVDGRSDLVGTYCDGFLVQDKKEIPSLIKDYDAKTAIIALALDQDELQALVDELSGYGIRDMKLFSLIENEPIKDISIEDLLARKPKDLNPEAISNFLKDKRVLVTGAGGSIGSEICKQCLKFGVSELIMVEHSEFNLYKIGEDTKDKRTVSKLVNITNLKDFEEVFEEFRPEIVIHAAAYKHVPLCELNPRSAVENNILGTKNAVDLSKKYGAKKFVMISSDKAVRPTNIMGTTKRVCELYALNSNEAGVCEIVCVRFGNVLGSSGSVIPKFKAQIAANKPLSVTHPEITRYFMLTSEACQLVLQAASIAKGGELFVLDMGEPVKIVDLAKKMLLLSNKEHLGIEFVGLRPGEKLYEELLINKDDVQTKYESIFVTHSEPYDLVLLNSQISELLQLEDNEIAPALKKIVPEFNHALNLKG; translated from the coding sequence ATGTTTCATGCAACGAAGTTAAAAAGGCTCGTATTTTTCCTTCTTGGCGATGTTTTTATATTTGTTTTTTCGATATATGCGGCTTATCTTTTAAGATTTAACGCCGACATCCCAGATATCTATGTGCAAGGGCTTTTTGTAACGGCTGGATTTTTGATCGTATTTAAACTATTTTTTATGTGGATGTTTAAAATTTACAAGGTACCGTGGAGATTTTTTGGATTAAACGAAGCAAGAAAAATTTTCCTAGCTCACGTTTGCTCAGCGGTTTTATTTACGATCATATTTTTTATCATTCAAGATTTTTTAAATCCATACCCAAGAAGCGTCATTTTCATTGATCTTCTTATTTCATGCTTGCTTGTTGGGCTTTTAAGAATTTCAAAACGCATGGTGCTTGACTTTTCAAATAGACCTCACAAAGGTGAGCCTTGTATCGTTATAGGCGCAACGTCAAAAGCGCTTCACGTCTTGCGTGGCTTAAAACAAGGGTATCTTGATTATTACGCAGTTGGTGTGGTAGATGGCAGGAGTGATCTTGTTGGCACTTATTGTGATGGATTTTTAGTTCAAGATAAAAAAGAGATACCAAGTCTTATAAAAGATTATGACGCAAAGACCGCTATCATCGCGCTTGCATTAGATCAAGATGAGCTTCAAGCTCTAGTTGATGAGCTAAGTGGATATGGCATAAGAGATATGAAGCTCTTCTCTCTTATCGAAAATGAGCCGATCAAGGATATCTCTATTGAAGACTTGCTAGCTAGAAAGCCAAAAGATTTAAACCCAGAGGCTATTTCAAATTTTTTAAAAGATAAAAGAGTGCTTGTCACTGGAGCTGGCGGTAGCATAGGAAGTGAAATTTGTAAGCAATGCTTAAAATTTGGTGTAAGTGAGCTTATAATGGTCGAGCACAGCGAGTTTAACCTTTATAAAATAGGCGAAGATACAAAAGATAAAAGAACTGTTAGCAAGCTTGTAAATATCACAAATTTAAAAGACTTTGAAGAGGTTTTTGAAGAATTTAGACCAGAGATCGTCATCCACGCTGCAGCCTACAAACACGTGCCACTTTGCGAGCTAAATCCTCGCTCAGCAGTTGAAAACAACATCCTTGGCACAAAAAATGCGGTCGATCTTTCTAAAAAATATGGTGCTAAGAAATTTGTCATGATCTCTTCAGACAAGGCTGTGCGCCCAACAAACATAATGGGTACAACTAAGCGTGTTTGCGAGCTTTACGCACTAAATTCAAACGAAGCAGGTGTGTGCGAGATAGTTTGCGTGCGCTTTGGTAACGTCCTTGGCTCAAGCGGCTCTGTCATACCTAAATTTAAAGCGCAGATCGCTGCAAATAAGCCACTAAGTGTCACTCACCCAGAGATCACAAGATACTTTATGCTTACATCTGAAGCGTGTCAGCTAGTCCTTCAAGCAGCCTCTATCGCAAAAGGTGGAGAGCTTTTCGTACTTGATATGGGCGAGCCTGTTAAGATCGTTGATCTTGCTAAAAAAATGCTTCTGCTTTCAAACAAAGAGCATCTGGGTATCGAATTTGTAGGGCTTAGACCTGGCGAGAAGCTTTATGAAGAGCTACTTATCAACAAAGATGACGTTCAAACCAAATATGAGTCGATCTTTGTAACGCATTCAGAGCCTTATGATTTAGTGCTTTTAAACTCGCAGATAAGTGAGCTTTTACAGCTTGAGGATAATGAGATCGCACCTGCACTTAAAAAGATCGTTCCTGAGTTCAATCACGCATTAAATTTAAAAGGTTAA
- the pglE gene encoding UDP-N-acetylbacillosamine transaminase, with protein MDRVFLSPPNMSGKEQEYIKKVFESNYIAPLGEYVNKFEESIKSYTGAKDALALSAGTAALHLALRVLGVKEGDFVLASSFTFMASVSPILYEKATPVFIDCDESWNLSPELLKKAISNLPKKPKALVVTHLYGQASKMKEICEICQNEGIALVEDAAEALGGFYGGKALGTFGVMGAYSFNGNKIITTSGGGMLVGDKEFVEKARFYSTQAREPLLHYEHKDYGYNYRLSNVLGAIGVAQMEVLEKRVEQKRKVFEIYEKELGDILEFMPELPNSRGNRWLTTGVFAKKDAHLKVIKALADENIESRPLWKPMHLQPVFKGALSFVDGYSEDLFSRGICLPSGSDMSEETQARVIKIVKENA; from the coding sequence ATGGATAGGGTTTTTTTATCTCCACCAAATATGAGCGGAAAAGAGCAGGAATATATAAAAAAAGTTTTTGAAAGCAACTATATAGCGCCACTTGGCGAGTATGTAAATAAATTTGAAGAAAGTATAAAAAGCTACACCGGAGCCAAAGATGCTCTTGCGCTAAGCGCTGGAACGGCGGCACTTCACCTAGCACTTCGCGTCCTTGGTGTAAAAGAGGGTGATTTTGTGCTGGCTTCTAGTTTTACTTTCATGGCTTCAGTCTCGCCTATACTTTATGAAAAAGCAACTCCAGTATTCATAGACTGCGATGAGAGCTGGAATTTAAGCCCTGAACTACTTAAAAAAGCGATCTCAAATTTACCTAAAAAGCCAAAGGCATTAGTCGTTACTCATCTTTACGGTCAAGCTTCAAAGATGAAAGAAATTTGCGAAATTTGCCAAAACGAGGGCATCGCTTTGGTTGAAGATGCAGCTGAAGCACTTGGCGGATTTTACGGCGGTAAGGCGCTTGGTACATTTGGCGTGATGGGCGCATATAGCTTTAACGGCAACAAGATAATCACCACTTCAGGCGGAGGTATGCTAGTTGGCGACAAGGAATTTGTAGAAAAAGCTAGATTTTACAGCACTCAAGCAAGAGAGCCTTTGCTTCACTACGAGCACAAAGACTATGGCTATAACTACCGCTTAAGCAACGTGCTAGGCGCTATTGGCGTGGCACAGATGGAAGTTTTAGAAAAAAGAGTCGAGCAAAAGAGAAAAGTCTTTGAAATTTATGAAAAAGAGCTTGGCGATATTTTAGAATTTATGCCAGAGCTGCCAAATTCTCGTGGCAACAGATGGCTCACAACTGGCGTTTTTGCTAAAAAAGATGCACATTTAAAAGTTATCAAAGCACTAGCTGATGAAAATATTGAGAGTCGCCCACTTTGGAAGCCTATGCATTTACAGCCTGTATTTAAAGGTGCATTAAGCTTTGTCGATGGATATAGCGAAGACCTATTTTCAAGAGGAATTTGCTTGCCAAGCGGTAGCGATATGAGCGAGGAGACGCAAGCAAGAGTGATCAAAATAGTCAAGGAAAATGCGTAA
- the pglD gene encoding UDP-N-acetylbacillosamine N-acetyltransferase yields the protein MAKTKKIYIYGASGHGLVVADIARNSGYDEIVFLDDASERKFSPELEKADIIIAIGENKTRQKISQKVETAGFEIVNLIHKSAVVSESAVIEKGVVVMPNAVINAKARIKEGAIINSGAVIEHECDIGKFAHISPNAALAGNVSVGEFTHIGIGSSVIQGISIGSNCIIGAGSVVVRDIKDGTKAYGVPACERAKI from the coding sequence ATGGCAAAAACTAAGAAAATTTACATATACGGAGCGAGTGGGCATGGCCTTGTGGTTGCTGACATCGCTAGAAATAGCGGCTATGATGAGATAGTTTTTTTAGATGATGCTAGTGAGCGTAAATTTAGCCCAGAGCTTGAAAAAGCTGACATCATAATAGCTATTGGCGAAAACAAAACTAGGCAAAAGATCAGTCAAAAGGTAGAGACTGCTGGCTTTGAGATAGTAAATTTGATCCATAAAAGCGCGGTTGTGAGCGAAAGTGCTGTGATAGAAAAAGGCGTAGTAGTCATGCCAAATGCCGTGATAAACGCAAAAGCTCGCATAAAAGAGGGCGCTATCATAAACTCTGGCGCGGTGATAGAGCATGAGTGCGACATAGGTAAATTTGCTCACATCAGCCCAAATGCAGCCCTTGCTGGAAACGTTAGTGTAGGCGAATTTACGCACATAGGTATTGGCTCAAGTGTCATTCAAGGTATAAGTATCGGCAGCAACTGCATCATCGGCGCTGGAAGTGTGGTGGTAAGAGATATAAAAGATGGCACAAAGGCGTACGGAGTGCCAGCATGCGAGCGCGCTAAGATATAA
- the pglC gene encoding undecaprenyl phosphate N,N'-diacetylbacillosamine 1-phosphate transferase: MYRNFLKRVIDILGTLFLLILTSPIIIATAIFIYFKVSRDVIFTQERPGLNEKIFKIYKFKTMSDERDENGNLLPDEQRLGKFGKLIRSLSLDELPQLFNVLKGDMSFIGPRPLLVEYLPIYNETQKHRHDVRPGITGLAQVNGRNAISWEKKFEYDVYYAKNLSFMLDVKIALQTIEKVLKRSGVSKEGQATTEKFNGKN; this comes from the coding sequence ATGTATAGAAATTTTTTAAAGAGGGTGATTGATATTTTAGGAACTTTGTTTTTGCTTATTTTAACATCGCCTATCATCATAGCAACGGCTATCTTTATCTATTTTAAAGTAAGCCGTGATGTCATTTTCACTCAGGAAAGACCAGGTCTTAATGAGAAAATTTTTAAAATTTATAAATTTAAGACGATGAGTGACGAGCGTGACGAAAATGGTAATCTCTTGCCAGATGAGCAGCGTCTTGGTAAATTTGGCAAACTGATCCGCTCTCTTAGCCTTGATGAGCTACCACAGCTCTTTAACGTGCTAAAAGGCGATATGAGTTTCATCGGACCAAGGCCGCTTTTGGTCGAGTACCTACCCATCTACAACGAAACGCAAAAGCACCGCCACGACGTGCGCCCTGGTATCACGGGCCTAGCACAGGTAAATGGTAGAAATGCCATAAGCTGGGAGAAAAAATTTGAATATGACGTCTATTACGCTAAAAATTTAAGCTTTATGCTTGATGTAAAGATCGCTTTGCAGACCATCGAAAAGGTGCTAAAACGAAGTGGTGTCAGCAAAGAGGGGCAGGCGACGACGGAGAAATTTAATGGCAAAAACTAA